In Streptomyces liangshanensis, the DNA window CTACCGGCACATCGACACCGCCGAGGCCTACGGGAACGAGAAGGAGGTCGGCGAGGCGGTCCGCGCATCCGGCATCGATCGGAGCGAGATTTTCGTCACCAGCAAGCTCAACGACCGGGCCCACGCCCCCGAGGACGCCCTGCGGGCCTTCGACCGGACCCTGGAGGTCCTGGGCATCGGCCACCTCGACCTCTTCCTCATCCACTGGCCGATGCCGTCCGTCGGCGACTTCGTGGAGACCTGGCACGCCCTGGAGGAGATGTACCGCGGCGGGCGGGTCCGGGCGGTCGGCGTCTCCAACTTCCAGCCGCACCACCTGCGCCGGCTGCTCCAGAACAGCGTGATCGTGCCGGCCGTCAACCAGATCGAGGTCCACCCGTACCTCACCCAGGACGACGTGCGCGCCTTCAACGCCGAGCACGACA includes these proteins:
- a CDS encoding aldo/keto reductase, which produces MPAVPTRTLNNGVTIPQLGFGVFRIPPERTREATLLALETGYRHIDTAEAYGNEKEVGEAVRASGIDRSEIFVTSKLNDRAHAPEDALRAFDRTLEVLGIGHLDLFLIHWPMPSVGDFVETWHALEEMYRGGRVRAVGVSNFQPHHLRRLLQNSVIVPAVNQIEVHPYLTQDDVRAFNAEHDIATEAWSPIAKGKVLDDPTVTAIAQRLGRTPAQVTLRWHIQRGDIVFPKSVTRARVEENFRLFDFTLTEGDMAEISALNRDERTGFDPDRYPDR